Proteins encoded by one window of Arabidopsis thaliana chromosome 2, partial sequence:
- the ARI7 gene encoding IBR domain-containing protein (ARIADNE 7 (ARI7); FUNCTIONS IN: zinc ion binding, nucleic acid binding; EXPRESSED IN: 23 plant structures; EXPRESSED DURING: 14 growth stages; CONTAINS InterPro DOMAIN/s: Zinc finger, C6HC-type (InterPro:IPR002867), Zinc finger, RING-type (InterPro:IPR001841), Zinc finger, CCHC-type (InterPro:IPR001878); BEST Arabidopsis thaliana protein match is: RING/U-box superfamily protein (TAIR:AT1G05890.1); Has 35333 Blast hits to 34131 proteins in 2444 species: Archae - 798; Bacteria - 22429; Metazoa - 974; Fungi - 991; Plants - 531; Viruses - 0; Other Eukaryotes - 9610 (source: NCBI BLink).): MDSEEDMLDAHDMESGEDDFYSGGTDDCNDSDDGEPDYGFVEEDADDSAMIASHRSQKNFCVLREEDIRRHQMDNIERVSVVLSITEVEASILLRHFHWSVGRVHDEWFADEERVRKTVGILESHVVPPSDDSELTCGICFDSYPPEKIASVSCGHPFCTTCWTGYISTTINDGPGCLMLRCPDPSCLAAVGHDMVDKLASEDEKEKYNRYFLRSYIEDNRKMKWCPAPGCDFAIDFVAGSGNYDVSCLCSFSFCWNCTEEAHRPVDCSTVSKWILKNSAESENMNWILANSKPCPRCKRPIEKNQGCMHMTCTPPCKYEFCWLCLGAWMDHGERTGGFYACNRYEVAKQEGQYDETERRREMAKNSLERYTHYYERWASNQTSRQKAMADLQQAQMQNLEKLSDKQCTPESQLKFILEAWLQIIECRRVLKWTYAYGYYLPEHEHAKRQFFEYLQGEAESGLERLHQCVEKDLVQFLIAEGPSKDFNDFRTKLAGLTSVTKNYFENLVKALENGLADVDSHAACSSKSTSSKSTGCSSKTRGKGKGSSRTGGSSRNPDDNL, from the exons ATGGATTCTGAAGAAGACATGCTCGATGCGCACGATATGGAGTCTGGAGAGGATGATTTCTACAGCGGTGGAACTGATGATTGTAATGATAGTGATGATGGTGAACCTGATTATGGGTTTGTTGAGGAAGATGCTGATGATTCTGCTATGATCGCCTCTCATCGCTCTCAg AAAAACTTTTGTGTTCTGAGGGAAGAAGATATTCGCAGGCATCAGATGGATAATATTGAACGAGTTTCCGTTGTTCTCTCGATAACTGAGGTTGAAGCGAGTATTCTACTTCGTCACTTTCACTG GAGTGTCGGTAGAGTTCATGATGAGTGGTTTGCTGATGAAGAGAGAGTTCGGAAGACTGTTGGCATATTGGAGAGTCATGTTGTTCCACCATCTGATGACAGTGAA CTTACATGTGGAATCTGTTTCGATTCCTACCCTCCTGAGAAAATCGCTTCAGTTTCTTGTGGCCATCCTTTCTGCACTACATGCTGGACAG GTTATATCAGCACAACCATTAATGATGGCCCGGGATGTTTGATGCTAAGATGTCCTGACCCATCTTGTCTTGCTGCTGTTGGTCATGATATGGTTGACAAATTAGCGTCTGAAGACGAAAAGGAGAAGTACAACAGATATTTTCTTAGGTCTTATATTGAAGACAACAGAAAG ATGAAGTGGTGTCCTGCCCCGGGATGTGATTTTGCGATTGATTTTGTTGCAGGGTCTGGAAATTATGATGTTTCCTGCTTGTGCTCGTTTAGCTTTTGCTGGAAT TGCACTGAGGAGGCTCACCGACCTGTGGATTGTAGCACAGTTTCAAAATGGATATTAAAGAACAGCGCTGAATCTGAAAATATGAATTG GATACTTGCCAATTCAAAGCCTTGTCCGAGATGTAAGAGGCCAATTGAAAAGAATCAGGGCTGTATGCACATGACATGTACACCGCCTTGtaaatatgaattttgttG GCTATGTCTTGGTGCATGGATGGATCACGGGGAAAGAACTGGTGGTTTTTATGCTTGTAACCGTTATGAGGTGGCCAAGCAAGAAGGACAG TATGATGAGAcagagaggaggagagagatgGCCAAAAATTCGCTAGAGAGATACACACACTATTATGAACGCTGGGCAAGCAATCAAACG TCGAGGCAAAAGGCTATGGCTGATCTGCAGCAAGCGCAGATGCAGAAT CTTGAGAAGCTTAGTGATAAACAGTGCACACCAGAGTCTCAGCTCAAATTCATTTTAGAAGCTTGGCTTCAG ATCATCGAATGTAGGCGAGTCTTGAAATGGACTTATGCATATGGATACTACCTACCTGAGCATGAACATGCCAAACGACAATTTTTCGAGTATTTGCAAG GTGAAGCTGAGTCAGGTTTAGAGAGGCTCCATCAATGCGTAGAGAAAGACTTGGTTCAGTTTCTCATTGCGGAAGGTCCATCAAAAGATTTCAATGATTTCCGGACAAAACTAGCTGGTTTGACCAG CGTGACGAAAAACTACTTTGAGAATTTGGTGAAAGCTCTGGAGAACGGTCTTGCTGATGTAGACTCACATGCGGCTTGCAGCAGCAAATCAACAAGCTCTAAATCAACAGGTTGCAGTAGCAAAACAAGAGGTAAAGGCAAAGGAAGTTCCAGAACTGGTGGATCCAGCAGAAACCCAGATGACAACTTATAA
- the SCY2 gene encoding SecY protein transport family protein (EMBRYO DEFECTIVE 2289 (EMB2289); FUNCTIONS IN: P-P-bond-hydrolysis-driven protein transmembrane transporter activity; INVOLVED IN: protein secretion, embryo development ending in seed dormancy; LOCATED IN: chloroplast, membrane; EXPRESSED IN: 23 plant structures; EXPRESSED DURING: 13 growth stages; CONTAINS InterPro DOMAIN/s: SecY protein (InterPro:IPR002208); BEST Arabidopsis thaliana protein match is: SECY homolog 1 (TAIR:AT2G18710.1); Has 8827 Blast hits to 8825 proteins in 2687 species: Archae - 73; Bacteria - 5355; Metazoa - 4; Fungi - 0; Plants - 96; Viruses - 0; Other Eukaryotes - 3299 (source: NCBI BLink).), producing MNSSQACFFHFSLRPISLSHPSYAFLSKRDPFLCSQPRKCLTTNLNMSRTRQGHSIQMNRRHLLMKERKSFSINYSDKFRDDSMSSEEMHTDALDVEIIPPDSQDIRNSQNSAVSNTLQDDRPKSFRNRFLDFVRISSVLNTAAERFFKSEIRRRLFVTAVLLVLSRVGYFIPLPGFDRRLIPQDYLSFVSGSVEELGEFGAEIKLSLFQLGLSPQIIASIIMQVLCHVLPSLVKLRKEGLDGHEKIKSYIWWLSFFFAIVEALVVAYTSLQYSVFAATAQVKHVMMTSSLLVCGAMTMTWLCDTISESGFGHGSSLIICVGILTGYTETLHKMLNQISGSFSNWLPYLLGLLGIFTVVTMFAVVVTEGCRKIKLQYYGFKLASASREGSPITEVEPYIPFNINPAGMQPVLTTTYLLAFPSILASILGSPFLLNMKEILNPESTVGAPPWVYYSIYAFFVFLFNIFDIANLPKEIADYLNKMGARIPNIKPGKATIEYLTKIQASTRFWGGLLLSFLATASTVLDHYLRSINQGFSIGFTSVLIIVGSIIELRRSYHAYNVMPSLSKALKRYGV from the exons ATGAATTCCTCTCAAGCttgcttcttccatttttctctTAGACCAATCTCGCTTTCGCATCCCTCCTATGCCTTCCTCTCGAAAC GAGACCCATTTCTGTGTTCTCAACCCAGAAAATGCCTTACTACGAATTTGAATATGTCAAGAACGAGACAAGGGCATTCTATACAAATGAACAGAAGACATCTTCTTATGAAAGAAAGGAAGAGTTTTTCGATAAATTATTCCGATAAGTTCAGAGATGATTCTATGAGTAGCGAGGAGATGCATACAGATGCTTTGGATGTGGAGATTATTCCGCCAGATTCACAGGACATTCGTAATTCACAGAACTCTGCTGTCTCCAACACACTACAGGATGATAGGCCAAAGTCTTTTAGAAAtaggtttcttgattttgttcgGATAAGTTCAGTACTCAATACTGCAGCAGAAAGATTCTTTAAGAGCGAGATAAGGAGGAGGTTGTTTGTAACGGCTGTTTTGCTTGTACTTAGCCGTGTTGGATATTTTATACCTTTACCTGGATTCGACAGAAGATTAATACCTCAAGATTACCTTAGCTTTGTCTCGGGTTCTGTTG aGGAACTGGGTGAGTTTGGAGCAGAGATCAAGCTTTCGCTCTTCCAGCTTGGGCTCAGTCCACAAATAATAGCATCCATAATTATGCAG GTGCTTTGTCACGTTCTTCCATCCTTGGTGAAACTGCGAAAGGAAGGCTTAGATGGTCACGAGAAGATCAAGAGTTATAT ATGGTGGCTATCGTTTTTCTTCGCTATAGTGGAAGCATTAGTGGTGGCTTACACTTCTCTTCAATATTCAGTTTTTGCAGCCACTGCCCA GGTCAAGCATGTGATGATGACATCATCTCTGCTAGTCTGTGGTGCAATGACAATGACGTGGCTCTGTGATACAATATCAGAATCTGGATTTG GTCATGGCTCATCTCTGATTATTTGTGTGGGAATATTGACGGGCTACACAGAGACTTTACACAAGATGCTCAATCAAATCTCAG GAAGTTTCTCGAACTGGTTGCCTTACTTGTTAGGCTTGCTGGGCATTTTTACCGTAGTAACTATGTTCGCTGTTGTTGTTACTGAGGGCTGCAGGAAGATTAAACTACAATATTATGGTTTTAAACTTGCTTCTGCTTCGAG AGAAGGTTCTCCAATAACAGAGGTGGAGCCGTACATACCTTTTAACATCAACCCGGCTGGAATGCAACCTGTTCTCACAACCACATATCTTTTGGCATTCCCCAGCATTCTTGCAAG taTTCTGGGTTCACCTTTCTTGCTAAACATGAAGGAGATATTAAACCCTGAAAGCACAGTTGGAGCACCACCTTGGGTCTATTACTCAATATATGCGTTTTTCGTCTTTCTCTTCAACATATTTGACATT GCCAACTTGCCAAAGGAAATAGCGgattatttaaacaaaatggGGGCGAGAATACCGAACATAAAGCCTGGGAAAGCCACAATCGAGTACTTAACGAAGATACAAGCATCAACTAGGTTTTGGG GTGGCCTTCTGTTGAGCTTTTTGGCAACAGCTTCTACTGTACTTGACCACTATCTACGCAGCATCAATCAAGGCTTTTCTATCGGATTTACATCTGTTTTGATCATT GTTGGTTCCATTATTGAACTCAGAAGATCTTACCATGCCTACAATGTAATGCCGAGTTTAAGCAAAGCGTTAAAGAGATATGGCGTATAA
- the CPK24 gene encoding calcium-dependent protein kinase 24 (calcium-dependent protein kinase 24 (CPK24); FUNCTIONS IN: in 6 functions; INVOLVED IN: protein amino acid phosphorylation, N-terminal protein myristoylation; LOCATED IN: chloroplast; EXPRESSED IN: 10 plant structures; EXPRESSED DURING: L mature pollen stage, M germinated pollen stage, 4 anthesis, C globular stage, petal differentiation and expansion stage; CONTAINS InterPro DOMAIN/s: Protein kinase, ATP binding site (InterPro:IPR017441), EF-Hand 1, calcium-binding site (InterPro:IPR018247), Serine/threonine-protein kinase domain (InterPro:IPR002290), EF-hand-like domain (InterPro:IPR011992), Calcium-binding EF-hand (InterPro:IPR002048), EF-hand (InterPro:IPR018248), Serine/threonine-protein kinase-like domain (InterPro:IPR017442), Protein kinase-like domain (InterPro:IPR011009), Serine/threonine-protein kinase, active site (InterPro:IPR008271), Protein kinase, catalytic domain (InterPro:IPR000719), EF-HAND 2 (InterPro:IPR018249), Calcium-dependent protein kinase (InterPro:IPR020642), Calcium/calmodulin-dependent protein kinase-like (InterPro:IPR020636); BEST Arabidopsis thaliana protein match is: calcium-dependent protein kinase 19 (TAIR:AT5G19450.2); Has 123765 Blast hits to 119993 proteins in 3778 species: Archae - 168; Bacteria - 14541; Metazoa - 46326; Fungi - 15514; Plants - 24284; Viruses - 457; Other Eukaryotes - 22475 (source: NCBI BLink).), with the protein MGSCVSSPLKGSPFGKRPVRRRHSSNSRTSSVPRFDSSTNLSRRLIFQPPSRVLPEPIGDGIHLKYDLGKELGRGEFGVTHECIEISTRERFACKRISKEKLRTEIDVEDVRREVEIMRCLPKHPNIVSFKEAFEDKDAVYLVMEICEGGELFDRIVSRGHYTERAAASVAKTILEVVKVCHEHGVIHRDLKPENFLFSNGTETAQLKAIDFGLSIFFKPAQRFNEIVGSPYYMAPEVLRRNYGPEIDVWSAGVILYILLCGVPPFWAETEEGIAHAIVRGNIDFERDPWPKVSHEAKELVKNMLDANPYSRLTVQEVLEHPWIRNAERAPNVNLGDNVRTKIQQFLLMNRFKKKVLRIVADNLPNEEIAAIVQMFQTMDTDKNGHLTFEELRDGLKKIGQVVPDGDVKMLMDAADTDGNGMLSCDEFVTLSIHLKRMGCDEHLQEAFKYFDKNGNGFIELDELKVALCDDKLGHANGNDQWIKDIFFDVDLNKDGRISFDEFKAMMKSGTDWKMASRQYSRALLNALSIKMFKEDFGDNGPKSHSMEFPIARKRAKLLDAPKNKSMELQISKTYKPSGLRN; encoded by the exons ATGGGAAGTTGTGTTTCGTCGCCATTGAAAGGCTCTCCTTTTGGAAAGAGACCGGTAAGAAGGCGACACAGTAGTAATAGCAGAACATCCTCTGTTCCTCGTTTCGATTCTTCAACTAATCTTTCCCGGAGATTGATTTTCCAGCCACCAAGCCGCGTTCTCCCCGAGCCTATCGGTGATGGAATTCACCTCAAGTATGATTTGGGAAAAGAACTAGGCCGTGGTGAATTTGGTGTCACTCATGAATGTATCGAGATCAGTACCCGAGAAAG ATTTGCGTGTAAGAGGATATCGAAGGAGAAGCTAAGGACGGAGATAGATGTGGAGGATGTGAGAAGAGAGGTTGAGATCATGAGATGTTTACCAAAACATCCTAATATTGTTAGCTTTAAGGAAGCTTTTGAGGACAAAGACGCTGTCTATCTTGTCATGGAGATTTGTGAAGGAGGTGAACTTTTTGACCGCATTGTCTCTAGAGGGCATTACACTGAACGCGCCGCTGCATCTGTTGCTAAAACCATTCTTGAAGTTGTCAAg GTGTGTCATGAACATGGAGTGATTCATCGTGATCTTAAACCAGAGAACTTCCTCTTTTCGAATGGAACTGAGACTGCACAACTCAAAGCCATTGATTTTGGtctctccattttcttcaaaccgg CCCAGCGGTTCAATGAGATTGTGGGAAGTCCTTACTACATGGCTCCAGAGGTTTTGAGACGAAATTACGGTCCTGAGATCGATGTTTGGAGTGCTGGTGTTATACTCTATATCTTGCTTTGTGGTGTTCCTCCCTTTTGGGCAGAAACCGAGGAAGGAATCGCGCACGCTATTGTGAGAGGGAACATCGATTTCGAGAGAGATCCATGGCCAAAAGTCTCACATGAAGCCAAGGAACTCGTTAAGAACATGCTTGATGCAAATCCTTATAGCAGACTCACAGTCCAAGAAGTGCTTg AACATCCATGGATCCGGAACGCAGAGAGAGCACCAAATGTGAATCTTGGAGATAACGTCAGGACCAAGATTCAACAATTCTTGTTGATGAACAGGTTCAAGAAGAAAGTCCTCAGG ATTGTAGCGGACAATCTACCAAACGAGGAGATAGCAGCGATAGTACAGATGTTTCAAACAATGGACACTGATAAGAATGGTCACTTGACTTTTGAGGAGCTAAGAGATGGACTGAAGAAGATTGGACAAGTTGTTCCCGATGGCGATGTGAAGATGCTAATGGATGCAGCGGATACAGATGGAAATGGGATGTTGAGCTGTGATGAGTTTGTGACACTCTCAATACATTTGAAGAGAATGGGATGTGATGAGCATTTGCAGGAAGCATTCAAGTATTTTGACAAGAACGGGAACGGATTTATCGAGCTAGATGAGCTCAAGGTAGCTCTTTGCGATGATAAGCTAGGCCACGCTAACGGTAACGACCAGTGGATCAAAGATATCTTCTTTGACGTCGACCTCAACAAG GATGGACGGATAAGCTTTGATGAGTTTAAGGCAATGATGAAATCAGGGACGGATTGGAAAATGGCGTCGAGGCAGTACTCGAGGGCGTTGTTGAATGCTCTAAGCATCAAGATGTTCAAAGAAGATTTTGGGGACAATGGTCCTAAGTCACATTCCATGGAGTTCCCTATAGCAAGGAAGAGGGCTAAGCTGCTTGATGCTCCCAAGAACAAATCAATGGAGCTTCAGATCTCCAAAACCTATAAACCCTCAGGTctaagaaactaa
- the ARI7 gene encoding IBR domain-containing protein, whose protein sequence is MDSEEDMLDAHDMESGEDDFYSGGTDDCNDSDDGEPDYGFVEEDADDSAMIASHRSQKNFCVLREEDIRRHQMDNIERVSVVLSITEVEASILLRHFHWSVGRVHDEWFADEERVRKTVGILESHVVPPSDDSELTCGICFDSYPPEKIASVSCGHPFCTTCWTGYISTTINDGPGCLMLRCPDPSCLAAVGHDMVDKLASEDEKEKYNRYFLRSYIEDNRKMKWCPAPGCDFAIDFVAGSGNYDVSCLCSFSFCWNCTEEAHRPVDCSTVSKWILKNSAESENMNWILANSKPCPRCKRPIEKNQGCMHMTCTPPCKYEFCWLCLGAWMDHGERTGGFYACNRYEVAKQEGQYDETERRREMAKNSLERYTHYYERWASNQTSRQKAMADLQQAQMQNLEKLSDKQCTPESQLKFILEAWLQIIECRRVLKWTYAYGYYLPEHEHAKRQFFEYLQGEAESGLERLHQCVEKDLVQFLIAEGPSKDFNDFRTKLAGLTR, encoded by the exons ATGGATTCTGAAGAAGACATGCTCGATGCGCACGATATGGAGTCTGGAGAGGATGATTTCTACAGCGGTGGAACTGATGATTGTAATGATAGTGATGATGGTGAACCTGATTATGGGTTTGTTGAGGAAGATGCTGATGATTCTGCTATGATCGCCTCTCATCGCTCTCAg AAAAACTTTTGTGTTCTGAGGGAAGAAGATATTCGCAGGCATCAGATGGATAATATTGAACGAGTTTCCGTTGTTCTCTCGATAACTGAGGTTGAAGCGAGTATTCTACTTCGTCACTTTCACTG GAGTGTCGGTAGAGTTCATGATGAGTGGTTTGCTGATGAAGAGAGAGTTCGGAAGACTGTTGGCATATTGGAGAGTCATGTTGTTCCACCATCTGATGACAGTGAA CTTACATGTGGAATCTGTTTCGATTCCTACCCTCCTGAGAAAATCGCTTCAGTTTCTTGTGGCCATCCTTTCTGCACTACATGCTGGACAG GTTATATCAGCACAACCATTAATGATGGCCCGGGATGTTTGATGCTAAGATGTCCTGACCCATCTTGTCTTGCTGCTGTTGGTCATGATATGGTTGACAAATTAGCGTCTGAAGACGAAAAGGAGAAGTACAACAGATATTTTCTTAGGTCTTATATTGAAGACAACAGAAAG ATGAAGTGGTGTCCTGCCCCGGGATGTGATTTTGCGATTGATTTTGTTGCAGGGTCTGGAAATTATGATGTTTCCTGCTTGTGCTCGTTTAGCTTTTGCTGGAAT TGCACTGAGGAGGCTCACCGACCTGTGGATTGTAGCACAGTTTCAAAATGGATATTAAAGAACAGCGCTGAATCTGAAAATATGAATTG GATACTTGCCAATTCAAAGCCTTGTCCGAGATGTAAGAGGCCAATTGAAAAGAATCAGGGCTGTATGCACATGACATGTACACCGCCTTGtaaatatgaattttgttG GCTATGTCTTGGTGCATGGATGGATCACGGGGAAAGAACTGGTGGTTTTTATGCTTGTAACCGTTATGAGGTGGCCAAGCAAGAAGGACAG TATGATGAGAcagagaggaggagagagatgGCCAAAAATTCGCTAGAGAGATACACACACTATTATGAACGCTGGGCAAGCAATCAAACG TCGAGGCAAAAGGCTATGGCTGATCTGCAGCAAGCGCAGATGCAGAAT CTTGAGAAGCTTAGTGATAAACAGTGCACACCAGAGTCTCAGCTCAAATTCATTTTAGAAGCTTGGCTTCAG ATCATCGAATGTAGGCGAGTCTTGAAATGGACTTATGCATATGGATACTACCTACCTGAGCATGAACATGCCAAACGACAATTTTTCGAGTATTTGCAAG GTGAAGCTGAGTCAGGTTTAGAGAGGCTCCATCAATGCGTAGAGAAAGACTTGGTTCAGTTTCTCATTGCGGAAGGTCCATCAAAAGATTTCAATGATTTCCGGACAAAACTAGCTGGTTTGACCAGGTAA
- the ARI7 gene encoding IBR domain-containing protein codes for MDNIERVSVVLSITEVEASILLRHFHWSVGRVHDEWFADEERVRKTVGILESHVVPPSDDSELTCGICFDSYPPEKIASVSCGHPFCTTCWTGYISTTINDGPGCLMLRCPDPSCLAAVGHDMVDKLASEDEKEKYNRYFLRSYIEDNRKMKWCPAPGCDFAIDFVAGSGNYDVSCLCSFSFCWNCTEEAHRPVDCSTVSKWILKNSAESENMNWILANSKPCPRCKRPIEKNQGCMHMTCTPPCKYEFCWLCLGAWMDHGERTGGFYACNRYEVAKQEGQYDETERRREMAKNSLERYTHYYERWASNQTSRQKAMADLQQAQMQNLEKLSDKQCTPESQLKFILEAWLQIIECRRVLKWTYAYGYYLPEHEHAKRQFFEYLQGEAESGLERLHQCVEKDLVQFLIAEGPSKDFNDFRTKLAGLTSVTKNYFENLVKALENGLADVDSHAACSSKSTSSKSTGCSSKTRGKGKGSSRTGGSSRNPDDNL; via the exons ATGGATAATATTGAACGAGTTTCCGTTGTTCTCTCGATAACTGAGGTTGAAGCGAGTATTCTACTTCGTCACTTTCACTG GAGTGTCGGTAGAGTTCATGATGAGTGGTTTGCTGATGAAGAGAGAGTTCGGAAGACTGTTGGCATATTGGAGAGTCATGTTGTTCCACCATCTGATGACAGTGAA CTTACATGTGGAATCTGTTTCGATTCCTACCCTCCTGAGAAAATCGCTTCAGTTTCTTGTGGCCATCCTTTCTGCACTACATGCTGGACAG GTTATATCAGCACAACCATTAATGATGGCCCGGGATGTTTGATGCTAAGATGTCCTGACCCATCTTGTCTTGCTGCTGTTGGTCATGATATGGTTGACAAATTAGCGTCTGAAGACGAAAAGGAGAAGTACAACAGATATTTTCTTAGGTCTTATATTGAAGACAACAGAAAG ATGAAGTGGTGTCCTGCCCCGGGATGTGATTTTGCGATTGATTTTGTTGCAGGGTCTGGAAATTATGATGTTTCCTGCTTGTGCTCGTTTAGCTTTTGCTGGAAT TGCACTGAGGAGGCTCACCGACCTGTGGATTGTAGCACAGTTTCAAAATGGATATTAAAGAACAGCGCTGAATCTGAAAATATGAATTG GATACTTGCCAATTCAAAGCCTTGTCCGAGATGTAAGAGGCCAATTGAAAAGAATCAGGGCTGTATGCACATGACATGTACACCGCCTTGtaaatatgaattttgttG GCTATGTCTTGGTGCATGGATGGATCACGGGGAAAGAACTGGTGGTTTTTATGCTTGTAACCGTTATGAGGTGGCCAAGCAAGAAGGACAG TATGATGAGAcagagaggaggagagagatgGCCAAAAATTCGCTAGAGAGATACACACACTATTATGAACGCTGGGCAAGCAATCAAACG TCGAGGCAAAAGGCTATGGCTGATCTGCAGCAAGCGCAGATGCAGAAT CTTGAGAAGCTTAGTGATAAACAGTGCACACCAGAGTCTCAGCTCAAATTCATTTTAGAAGCTTGGCTTCAG ATCATCGAATGTAGGCGAGTCTTGAAATGGACTTATGCATATGGATACTACCTACCTGAGCATGAACATGCCAAACGACAATTTTTCGAGTATTTGCAAG GTGAAGCTGAGTCAGGTTTAGAGAGGCTCCATCAATGCGTAGAGAAAGACTTGGTTCAGTTTCTCATTGCGGAAGGTCCATCAAAAGATTTCAATGATTTCCGGACAAAACTAGCTGGTTTGACCAG CGTGACGAAAAACTACTTTGAGAATTTGGTGAAAGCTCTGGAGAACGGTCTTGCTGATGTAGACTCACATGCGGCTTGCAGCAGCAAATCAACAAGCTCTAAATCAACAGGTTGCAGTAGCAAAACAAGAGGTAAAGGCAAAGGAAGTTCCAGAACTGGTGGATCCAGCAGAAACCCAGATGACAACTTATAA